From the genome of Melitaea cinxia chromosome 12, ilMelCinx1.1, whole genome shotgun sequence, one region includes:
- the LOC123658664 gene encoding crossover junction endonuclease MUS81 produces the protein MSLVEGKRITFKRVRPNPLFQDWLEELYEEAKQKKSKFESVLKEALSSISKYPLPLQSGAECAILKGFDKRLCLLLDKRLEASKCFVNYVNPSSIHSVEDSSPSKQYCTTTATDQGKENDIENPSIEVNSNDVIQKTKKDKPYKPTFRSGGYAILMALLDQRTHSNQEMLNKDVLIDRAQKYCEESFVRPKPGTHYTAWSNMRRLIIKGYVKKTGNGSKKAQYSLTEIGIAIASELVIDTKNKPSINDIIFNDRPNDAQTSQYIEPEVILLEECNSSSTYPKNVPQIQCVRDLHPEDNLNCDLIVMDAGSFDIILLIDKNETSGVSKRNDPTVAQFNKFSDLKHEYRSLKVGDFTWVARHRTTGQELVLPYVVERKRMDDLGASIKDGRFHEQKFRLRKCGIKNVIYMVENYGSNKHVGLPVQTLMQALANTRMQDGFKVHVTDSLTHSVRFLAMMTLRLGYEFKDKTLKGRNKETSDNILMTFEFFNKSTLKNKPLSVIDTFIKILLQLKGVSVEKALAITKVYKTPKSLIDAYKFCTRKEGEMLLANLKCGEMNRNVGPSVSKTVYQLFTFKNFN, from the exons ATGAGTCTCGTAGAGGGGAAAAGAATAACTTTTAAACGAGTAAGACCTAATCCTCTATTTCAGGATTGGCTAGAGGAATTATATGAAgaagcaaaacaaaaaaagagtaaaTTTGAAAGCGTCTTAAAGGAAGCTTTAAGTTCCATTTCAAAGTACCCATTACCTTTACAATCTGGGGCCGAGTGCGCTATTTTGAAAGGATTTGATAAACGTTTGTGCCTGCTACTCGATAAACGCTTGGAAGCCTCtaaatgttttgtaaattatgtaaatccaTCTTCTATCCATTCAGTTGAAGACTCGTCACCGTCTAAACAATATTGTACAACAACCGCAACCGACCAAGGTAAAGAAAATGATATAGAGAACCCATCAATTGAAGTTAACTCAAACGACGTTATTCAAAAAACCAAAAAAGATAAACCCTACAAACCAACTTTCCGATCAGGAGGCTATGCGATCTTAATGGCTCTATTGGATCAGAGAACGCATAGTAATCAAGAGATGCTAAATAAAGATGTATTAATTGACAGAGCACAAAAATATTGTGAAGAGTCCTTTGTAAGACCAAAACCTGGTACGCATTACACTGCATGGTCCAATATGAGGCGTTTAATTATAAAAGGGTATGTTAAAAAGACTGGAAATGGCAGTAAGAAAGCACAATATTCCTTAACTGAAATAGGAATCGCTATTGCTAGTGAACTTGTTATAGATACGAAAAATAAGCCAAGtattaatgatataatttttaatgatcgACCAAATGATGCTCAAACCTCACAGTATATAGAACCTGAGGTTATATTGCTTGAAGAATGTAATTCCTCAAGCACTTATCCAAAAAATGTTCCCCAAATACAATGTGTTAGAGATTTGCATCCAGAAGATAACTTAAACTGTGATTTAATAGTAATGGATGCAGGTTCCTTTGATATAATACTACTAATTGATAAGAATGAGACCAGCGG ggTATCTAAAAGGAATGATCCAACGGTGGCACAATTTAATAAGTTTTCTGATTTGAAACATGAATATCGGAGTTTGAAAGTTGGTGATTTTACATGGGTGGCTCGTCATAGAACCACAGGCCAAGAATTAGTTTTACCATATGTTGTAGAGAGAAAGAGAATGGATGATTTAGGTGCCAGTATAAAGGATGGGAGGTTTCATGAACAGAAATTCAGATTAAGAAAGTGtggaataaaaaatgttatttatatggTAGAGAACTATGGAAGTAATAAACATGTAGGACTCCCTGTCCAGACCTTGATGCAGGCATTAGCAAACACGAGAATGCAAGATGGTTTCAAAGTCCATGTGACTGATTCTCTGACTCATTCAGTAAGATTTTTAGCGATGATGACTTTAAGATTGGGTTATGAATTTAAG GACAAAACACTAAAAGGACGTAATAAAGAAACAAGTGACAATATACTTATGACAtttgagttttttaataaatccacATTAAAGAACAAACCGCTCTCAGTGAtagatacatttataaaaattctaCTTCAGCTTAAGGGTGTTTCAGTGGAAAAGGCGCTAGCTATAACAAAAGTATATAAAACTCCAAAATCCCTCATAGATGCTTATAAATTTTGCACACGGAAGGAGGGAGAAATGCTTTTGGCTAATCTGAAATGTGGAGAAATGAATCGTAATGTTGGGCCAAGTGTTAGTAAAACTGTTTaccaattatttacatttaaaaatttcaactgA
- the LOC123658667 gene encoding LOW QUALITY PROTEIN: solute carrier family 35 member F1-like (The sequence of the model RefSeq protein was modified relative to this genomic sequence to represent the inferred CDS: substituted 1 base at 1 genomic stop codon), with protein sequence MENVNFSDKVETYFSELGRWKVWRCIVLGQVLSLLLSGKCILTTLLQSATWQFPTTGQLIVPYLILFILFTPSLLCSGPKKIFRKWWLVLIACALDVEASWLLVLSQRFTSVLSXQLLACSGVGAALVGGAWRGQRLGVAHVAGATLGLMAVVCVVWADVEGAPTDGKNQLVGDMLCLGGSLLYAIVTVLQEIMLKTHSCADYLALLGFIGSVLSCSQTFFLEFGELLTFNWYEIETIVQLGSYCGVQTIFQILQSFMLRDAGSIILHLSFLSADYYTLIAGMYIFQFKFHALYSLSYLLALVGVFLFSARPTGAPPPPALPQLVSDSVHSQDNVSMEFTVPTLDCIPLSEGLEPPMSRDTTFTSFLGGQTNMSNIPNGNITVGHTNGINTKEPIQN encoded by the exons GAAAGTGTGGCGCTGTATAGTATTGGGTCAAGTGTTGTCTCTTTTGTTAAGTGGTAAATGTATTCTTACCACCCTCCTACAAAGTGCAACCTGGCAATTTCCTACCACTGGCCAGCTCATTGTACcctatttaattctttttatcTTGTTCACACCATCTTTATTGTGTAGTggacctaaaaaaatatttag AAAATGGTGGCTAGTGTTAATAGCCTGTGCATTAGATGTGGAAGCTAGCTGGCTCCTAGTACTATCGCAGCGCTTCACCTCAGTACTTAGCTGACAGCTGCTAGCATGTAGCGGGGTCGGAGCTGCATTAGTTGGAGGGGCTTGGAGGGGTCAGAGGTTGGGTGTCGCTCATGTTGCCGGAGCTACATTAGGTCTTATGGCCGTCGTGTGTGTCGTCTGGGCCGATGTGGAGGGAGCTCCCACCGATG gTAAAAATCAACTAGTAGGCGACATGCTCTGCTTAGGAGGTTCGCTCCTCTATGCAATAGTGACCGTGCTTCAAGAGATAATGCTCAAAACGCACTCGTGCGCAGATTACCTAGCTCTCCTAGGTTTTATAGGCAGTGTCCTATCTTGCTCACAAACATTTTTCTTAGAATTCGGTGAACTATTGACGTTCAACTGGTATGAGATTGAAACAATAGTGCAGCTGGGAAGTTACTGCGGTGTTCAGACAATATTTCAGATATTACAAAGCTTCATGCTGAGAGACGCCGGCTCCATTATACTGCATCTGTCGTTCCTCTCTGCGGATTATTATACTCTTATCGCTGGAATGTACATATTTCAGTTTAAG TTCCACGCGCTGTACTCGCTGTCGTACCTGCTGGCGCTGGTGGGCGTGTTCCTGTTCAGCGCCCGCCCCACCGGCGCCCCGCCCCCGCCCGCCCTGCCGCAGCTCGTCAGCGACTCCGTGCACTCGCAGGACAATGTTTCTAT ggAATTCACAGTGCCTACACTGGACTGTATTCCGCTTTCCGAAGGACTCGAACCCCCGATGAGCAGAGACACAACATTTACATCATTTCTCGGAGGACAAACAAACATGTCCAACATTCCTAACGGTAACATAACCGTTGGACACACAAATGGCATCAATACAAAGGAACCAATTCAAAACTAG
- the LOC123658515 gene encoding RNA polymerase-associated protein CTR9 homolog gives MSVEIPLMSTDEVIDLDPEQLPSGDEVLSILQQERSQLNVWINVALAYYKQKKIDDFLKILEASRVDANIDYRDFERDQMRALDMLAAYYVQEANKEKSKDKKKELFTKATLLYTMADKIIMYDQNHLLGRAYFCLLEGDKMGQADTQFNFVLNQSPNNVPSLLGKACIAFNRKDYRGALAFYKKALRTNPNSPAALRLGMGHCFMKLNNQEKARMAFERALQLDPQCVGALVGLSILKLNLQESESNKMAVIMLSKAYAIDPKNPMVLNHLANHFFFKKDYSKVQHLALHAFHNTENEAMRAESCHHLARAFHAQGDCVQAFQYYYQATQFAPPNFVLPHYGLGQMYIYRGDTENAAQCFEKVLKAQPGNYETMKILGSLYANSPSQLQRDIARQHLKKVTEQFPDDVEAWIELAQILEQNDLQGSLNAYSTAMKILKEKVNADIPAEILNNVAALHYRLGNLSEAKKYLEDALEREKADAETLDAQYYNSIAVTTMYNLARLNEALCIYNKAEKLYKDILKEHPNYIDCYLRLGCMARDKGQIYEASDWFKEALKVNTEHPDTWSLLGNLHLAQQEWGPGQKKFERILQNSSTSNDAYSLIALGNVWLQTLHQPCREKDREKRHQERALAMYKQVLKNDPKNIWAANGIGCVLAHKGCINEARDIFAQVREATADFPDVWMNIAHIYVEQKQYINAIQMYENCIRKFRLHHDVEWLTWLARAQTLAGRARAARAALLRARRVAPHDAALLHNTALALRRLAAHVLKDERSELRVVLRAVHELHVSHRYFQRLSGGGAGASAAAAEPAPAEGAERRGESAAAAAEARTCADLLSQAQWHVARARRQHQEELTLRDRQREQREAFRRQQEEERKRREEEQAKSTVEMLQKRQEYKEKTKNALLFAEMPSESKSKGRGRRRDEYVSDSGSEPDRPREERKESKRKRKRDGEGKGTGRSRKKRENRGSNSDSDAPKKRSRKKGERGIGRREKAKTAEEKLGAKQRAKIVSKETISTSESDSDNNRKSRSRSRSGSRSGSRSPPATKGRKRIMSASDSDRSRSKSRSKSRSRSRSGSVKSRSRSKSRSRSKSRSRSKSRSRSKSRSRSKSRSRSKSGSRSKSRSRSKSGSRSKSRSRSKSRSRSKSRSRSKSGSRSKSPSRSRSRSKSRSRSKSKSASRSRSRSGSRSHSESRSESRNSRPATPESRKSVSASEDEA, from the exons atgtCGGTTGAAATACCGTTGATGAGCACGGATGAG GTGATAGACCTAGATCCAGAACAACTACCTTCTGGAGATGAAGTGCTTAGTATTCTGCAACAGGAGCGATCCCAGCTCAACGTCTGGATTAATGTCGCA CTTgcatattataaacaaaagaaaatcgACGATTTCCTTAAAATACTTGAAGCATCCCGTGTGGATGCTAATATTGACTATAGAGACTTTGAACGAGATCAAATGCGCGCTCTTGACATGTTGGCTGCGTATTACGTTCAAGAAGCTAACAAAGAGAAGTCGAAGGATAAGAAAAAGGAGCTATTTACAAAAGCAACTCTCCTTTATACAATGgcagataaaataattatgtatgacCAG AACCATCTTCTTGGGCGAGCATATTTCTGTCTTCTCGAGGGAGATAAAATGGGCCAAGCTGACACACAGTTCAACTTTGTGCTTAATCAGTCACCAAATAATGTTCCATCTTTACTCGGTAAAGCTTGTATAGCATTTAATAGGAAAGACTACCGCGGAGCGTTAGCTTTCTATAAAAAGGCATTGAGAACTAATCCAAACAGTCCAGCGGCATTACGTTTAGGAATGGGACACTGTTTTATGAAGCTTAACAATCAGGAAAAAGCTAG AATGGCCTTTGAGAGAGCCCTGCAACTGGATCCCCAGTGTGTAGGTGCATTAGTTGGCCTTTCTATATTGAAACTGAACTTACAAGAAAGTGAATCCAACAAGATGGCCGTCATCATGCTATCAAAGGCATATGCAATTGATCCAAAAAACCCTATGGTGCTAAATCACCTGGCTAACCACTTCTTTTTCAAAAAG GACTATAGCAAAGTGCAACATTTAGCGCTTCACGCATTTCATAATACTGAGAATGAGGCGATGAGAGCAGAGAGTTGCCACCATCTTGCTCGAGCTTTTCATGCTCAAGGGGACTGTGTTCAAGCCTTCCAATATTATTATCAGGCGACCCAGTTCGCCCCGCCTAATTTTGTATTGCCGCATTATGGTTTAGgtcaaatgtatatatatagggGGGATACTGAAAAT GCAGCGCAGTGTTTCGAAAAAGTTCTTAAGGCTCAGCCGGGCAATTATGAAACAATGAAAATTCTTGGTTCATTATATGCCAATTCACCCTCACAACTACAAAGAGACATCGCTCGGCAACACTTGAAAAAAGTTACTGAGCAATTTCCAGATGACGTTGAAGCTTGGATTGAACTTGCTCAAATATTGGAACAAAATGATCTCCAg ggcTCATTAAATGCTTATTCAACTGCAATGaagattttaaaagaaaaagtgaATGCTGATATACCAGCTGAAATACTAAACAACGTTGCAGCCTTACACTACAGACTCGGTAACTTGTCTGAAGCTAAGAAATATCTTGAAGATGCGTTAGAAAG GGAAAAGGCCGACGCCGAGACTCTGGATGCACAGTATTACAATTCTATTGCTGTTACCACTATGTATAATTTAGCGAGACTTAACGAAGCTTTATGCATTTATAATAAAGCTGAGAAATTATATAAGGACATTTTAAAGGAACATCCTAATTATATTGATTGCTATTTACG attGGGTTGCATGGCTCGAGATAAGGGTCAAATCTATGAAGCGTCAGATTGGTTCAAGGAAGCACTCAAAGTGAACACAGAGCATCCAGATACTTGGTCTCTGTTAGGTAACCTACATTTAGCCCAACAGGAATGGGGACCTGGGCAGAAGAAGTTCGAAAGAATTCTGCAGAACTCTTCTACTTCTAATGATGCATATTCGCTTATTGCTCTTG GAAATGTATGGTTACAAACTCTACACCAGCCGTGTCGTGAAAAAGACAGAGAGAAGAGACACCAAGAGAGGGCACTGGCTATGTATAAGCAAGTCCTTAAGAATGACCCGAAGAATATATGGGCTGCTAATGGAATTGGATGTGTTTTGGCACataag gGTTGTATAAATGAAGCACGTGATATCTTTGCACAAGTGCGAGAAGCGACTGCAGACTTTCCAGATGTATGGATGAACATTGCACACATCTATGTTGAACAGAAGCAGTACATCAATGCTATACAGATG TATGAGAACTGCATCCGCAAGTTCCGCTTACACCACGACGTGGAGTGGCTGACGTGGCTGGCGCGGGCGCAGACTCTGGCCGGCCGAGCacgcgccgcgcgcgccgcgctaCTCAGGGCCCGTCGTGTGGCGCCGCACGACGCCGCGCTGCTGCACAACAcggcgctggcgctgcgccGCCTCGCCGCGCACGTGCTCAAGGACGAGCGCTCCGAGCTGCGCGTCGTGCTGCGCGCCGTGCACGAGCTGCACGTGTCGCACAG ATACTTCCAGCGGCTGTCGGGCGGCGGCGCCGGCGCGAGCGCGGCCGCGGCCGAGCCCGCGCCGGCGGAGGGCGCGGAGCGGCGCGGCGagagcgcggcggcggcggccgaGGCGCGCACGTGCGCCGACCTGCTGTCGCAGGCGCAGTGGCACgtggcgcgcgcgcgccgccagcACCAGGAGGAGCTCACGCTGCGCGACCGCCAGCGCGAGCAGCGCGAGGCCTTCCGCCGCCAGCAG gAAGAGGAGAGAAAACGTCGCGAGGAAGAACAGGCAAAGAGCACAGTAGAAATGCTACAAAAACGACAGGAGTACAAAGAAAAGACGAAGAACGCCCTTCTATTCGCCGAAATGCCCTCTGAGAGCAAGTCTAAGGGCAGAGGTAGGAGGCGAGATGAGTACGTCTCTGACTCTGGCAGTGAACCCGACCGGCCTCGGGAGGAACG CAAGGAAAGCAAGCGCAAACGCAAGCGTGATGGAGAGGGCAAGGGAACCGGACGTTCGAGAAAAAAGAGAGAAAACCGTGGCTCTAACAGTGACAGTGATGCTCCTAAGAAGCGTTCGCGAAAGAAG ggaGAAAGGGGTATCGGACGTCGCGAAAAAGCTAAAACGGCGGAAGAGAAGCTTGGCGCGAAACAACGAGCCAAGATCGTGTCTAAGGAAACTATATCGACATCCGAGTCGGACTCGGATAATAATCGCAAGTCGCGTAGCCGTAGTCGTAGTGGCAGTCGCAGCGGTAGTCGCAGCCCGCCCGCTACTAAAGGGAGAAAGAGGATCATGTCTGCGTCTGATAGTGATCG GTCCCGATCAAAGAGCCGGTCGAAGTCTCGCAGCCGATCGCGTTCAGGATCAGTTAAAAGCCGTTCTAGATCCAAAAGCAGATCTAGATCTAAGAGCCGATCTAGATCCAAGAGTCGATCTAGATCTAAGAGTCGATCCAGGTCCAAGAGTAGATCTAGATCTAAAAGTGGATCGAGGTCTAAAAGCCGCTCTAGATCTAAATCCGGGTCGAGATCCAAAAGCCGTTCTCGATCGAAGAGCAGATCTAGATCTAAGAGCAGATCTAGATCTAAAAGTGGTTCCCGATCCAAGAGTCCGTCTAGATCGAGGTCCAg GTCTAAAAGCCGTTCGAGATCGAAGTCAAAGAGCGCATCGAGATCAAGAAGCCGTTCCGGATCTAGATCCCATTCGGAATCAAGATCAGAATCAAGGAACTCGAGACCTGCTACACCGGAATCTAGGAAGTCTGTTTCAGCAAGTGAAGATGAAGCTTAG
- the LOC123658666 gene encoding uncharacterized protein LOC123658666 encodes MGRKTSFLSRQESKRRKQWESALRIINFKASNTARLCAAHFTEEDYYGKSKYTGNEPLAKFLKKTAVPSVFCFTKVKPENPAALERQHRFERRCIKKLFQESHTSVTIETERDLTLAIGREEEVNNETTSAACSHSAPEFDTKTTQVDHEHTYGSINRNKNNDTFIKFYTGFESYKKFQLVYSTLSPMVHKIRYYGSSVINLSAEDQFFLTLMKLRQNKCNFELSMFFNVSQSTVSNIFITWVNFIYQLWIKLDIWPRKELVQYYMPRSFKNYDSTLRVILDGTEIINRDRRIKDRELANKRVHIERIIGLTKTYKILKNELDHSYVPIAMKVL; translated from the exons atggGGAGAAAAACTAGCTTTTTATCACGACAG GAAAGTAAGCGCAGAAAACAATGGGAATCGGCGTTACGTATTATAAACTTTAAGGCAAGTAATACTGCACGATTGTGTGCTGCACATTTCACAGAAGAGGATTATTATGGCAAAAGCAAATATACAG GTAATGAACCACTCGCCAAATTTCTTAAAAAGACTGCTGTTCCATCGGTTTTCTGCTTTACTAAGGTAAAACCAGAAAATCCAGCTGCCCTTGAACGACAGCATCGTTTTGAGAGAAGATGTATAAAGAAACTATTTCAAGAATCTCATACTAGTGTCACTATAGAAACTGAAAGAGACCTTACACTGGCAATAGGTCGTGAAGAAGAAGTGAACAATGAAACCACTTCAGCAGCATGTTCACATAGTGCACCTGAATTTGATACAAAAACTACTCAAGTTGACCATGAACACACATATGGGTCTATTAATAGGAATAAGAATAATGATACCTTTATTAAGTTTTACACAGGATTtgaatcatataaaaaatttcagttAGTGTACTCAACTCTGAGCCCAATGGTTCACAAAATTAGGTATTATGGCAGCTCTGTGATAAATCTGAGTGCAGAAgatcagttttttttaacattgatGAAATTAAGacaaaacaaatgtaattttgaaCTTAGTATGTTTTTTAATGTCAGTCAAAGTActgtatcaaatatttttatcacatgGGTAAACTTTATTTATCAATTGTGGATAAAATTAGATATTTGGCCCAGAAAAGAATTAGTCCAATATTATATGCCCAGAAGTTTCAAAAATTATGATTCAACTCTCAGAGTAATATTAGATGGAACcgaaataataaatagagaTAGAAGAATAAAAGATAGAGAACTGGCAAATAAAAGGGTTCATATAGAAAGAATTATAGGGTtaacaaaaacatacaaaattttaaaaaatgaactaGACCATAGCTATGTTCCAATAGCaa TGAAagtattatga
- the LOC123658665 gene encoding uncharacterized protein LOC123658665 — MYSFMTVPQLKAELRKRNATTAGKKADLIERLRTYDQNQNFCADCDIQEDPAYVCPPSDTFRDINADTLLPMITRQAIQEYFVNYRYSTQPKGLLLYESRHLVTARFSNEGNYTYVRGQCKASMKKVAYVVDVKLSKDGVIEECHCDCAAGSGTQASCKHVSVLLFGIHEMVHKKSIKLHQSCTEKLMTFNRPSKVFYNSPIAAHNLPSKRLKSCNFKPLNESDVMENYPHYVRNLVIGYGESSMPLLQTYEPANPHGIEWDHYPYLAKTPQDNLLEKLLLKNVTNEKIQALEKNTRAQNASAEWHEMRSCRITASMFYVVCHSKTCTKSLLQKIFAPKTVHTRAMVHGKIHETIAIAKYEATYGLSVQACGLFISSEYPFLAASPDGLLGEDTIIEVKCPYTARNCKITNVSVPYLERCNGQFLLKKKHPYYAQIQGQLYCSAHKTYKKDFTCYWNIAMV, encoded by the exons atgtactcATTTATGACTGTGCCTCAACTAAAAGCCGAGCTTCGTAAAAGAAATGCAACAACTGCCGGTAAAAAAGCTGATTTGATTGAAAG ATTACGAACGTATGATCAAAACCAAAATTTTTGTGCTGACTGCGACATCCAAGAGGACCCTGCATACGTATGTCCACCTTCTGATACATTCAGAGACATAAATGCAGATACTCTTCTGCCAATGATCACTAGACAGGCAATACAGgaatattttgtaaa ttacagaTATAGTACCCAGCCTAAAGGGTTGCTCCTTTACGAATCTCGTCATCTTGTGACTgcccgtttttccaacgaaggCAATTACACATACGTGCGAGGACAGTGTAAAGCCAGTATGAAGAAAGTTGCATATGTGGTTGACGTAAAGTTAAGCAAAGATGGAGTAATAGAAGAATGCCATTGTGATTGTGCTGCAGGAAGTGGTACTCAAGCAAGTTGCAAACATGTCTCTGTATTGTTGTTTGGTATACATGAAATGGTGCACAAGAAATCAATTAAACTGCATCAATCATGTACTGAAAAACTAATGACATTTAATAGACCAAGTAaagttttttataactctcccaTAGCAGCTCATAATTTACCAAGCAAGAGGTTAAAATCCTGTAATTTTAAGCCCCTAAATGAGAGTGACGTAATGGAAAATTATCCACATTATGTGCGGAATTTGGTCATTGGGTATGGTGAAAGCTCAATGCCTCTACTGCAGACATATGAACCTGCAAATCCACATGGGATTGAATGGGATCACTACCCATATTTAGCAAAGACTCCACAAGATAATTTGCTTGAAAAGCTCCTGTTGAAAAATgtcacaaacgaaaaaattcAAGCGTTGGAGAAGAATACCAGAGCTCAAAATGCCTCTGCCGAGTGGCATGAAATGAGATCATGCAGGATTACTGCTAGCATGTTTTATGTAGTGTGCCACAGTAAAACTTGCACTAAAAGTTTATTGCAAAAAATTTTTGCACCAAAGACTGTGCATACTCGAGCAATGGTTCATGGTAAGATTCATGAAACAATTGCTATTGCGAAATATGAGGCCACCTACGGACTGTCAGTACAAGCATGTGGATTGTTTATTTCCTCTGAATATCCCTTTCTTGCTGCTTCACCAGATGGCTTATTGGGAGAAGACACTATCATTGAAGTCAAGTGTCCATATACTGcaagaaattgtaaaataactaATGTCAGTGTGCCTTATTTAGAGAGATGTAATGGGCAgtttcttttgaaaaagaaacaTCCTTATTATGCTCAGATACAAGGACAATTATATTGTTCAG cacataaaacatataaaaaagattttacttGCTATTGGAACATAGCTATGGtctag